From the Lolium rigidum isolate FL_2022 chromosome 2, APGP_CSIRO_Lrig_0.1, whole genome shotgun sequence genome, one window contains:
- the LOC124689658 gene encoding protein transport protein Sec31B-like: MRRMTNPVSELCENSKGIIAMSWSPHCDDELLVSTKNDKLMLFNMEKKEAIWKDEGDSGRYYDVQWSLSNRGVFAAASHNNLDLFKLHDRALSPV; encoded by the exons ATGAGGAGAATGACTAATCCTGTAAGCGAATTATGTGAAAACTCAAAAG GAATCATTGCTATGTCATGGAGCCCACATTGTGATGATGAGTTGCTTGTTAGCACTAAAAATGACAAGTTAATGCTTTTTAACATGGAGAAAAAGGAG GCTATCTGGAAGGATGAAGGTGATTCTGGCCGTTACTATGATGTCCAATGGAGCCTGAGCAATAGAGGAGTTTTCGCGGCTGCTTCACATAACAACTTGGACTTGTTCAAGTTGCACGACAG GGCATTGTCTCCGGTTTGA